A single genomic interval of Thermoplasmata archaeon harbors:
- a CDS encoding OB-fold domain-containing protein encodes MAGGGAGGTGVMSGGKGACGGLPGGARLDPVEGHNPRSGSAPRAGIIDIAVAIPWRRLSAAAIAAAWGGRGGRGRRAVASYDEDSITLAVAAALECLDERAAEELGALYFASVSAPYIEKSCATIVASALDLGGMLRTADFGGSLRAGSSALAAALDAVDAGGVETALVAAADCRIAPPGSSLEAVLGDGGAAVLVGREEPIAIPLASAYIPHNIMDLWRTEQRSLRSGDTRFGRVEAYAKYAVAASKEAMKRAGTGPREISRAVLPSPDGRGHGAVARELGLRPESVVDPGAEELGVLGTAHPFLMLESALQASERGERILFTACGDGCDAIIFEATASVEAFRKRRRKAAPAVEIGYVKYLAFKKLLAEGPEEGRPFSSPIQMSREEGLSLRLRAKKCKACATINTLNLRVCPHCGRRDDFDEVKLTRRGVLHTYTQEHYYPTPEPPVTMAVVDLEGGGRYLAQMTDVEPSEVRIGMEVELTFRKLHEGGGYHNYCWKCRPVRRTGRGGAGAERAAASDTNQITSKGAGGGGGEVGAGGKISGGGSRWA; translated from the coding sequence ATGAGCGGTGGAAAAGGGGCGTGCGGGGGGCTGCCGGGAGGCGCGAGGCTGGACCCTGTTGAAGGACATAACCCGAGGTCTGGGAGCGCTCCCCGCGCCGGCATTATCGACATCGCCGTGGCGATTCCATGGCGGAGACTCAGCGCTGCGGCCATTGCCGCGGCCTGGGGCGGGAGGGGAGGGCGGGGGCGGAGGGCAGTCGCATCGTACGACGAGGATTCCATAACCCTAGCGGTCGCGGCCGCGCTGGAGTGCCTCGATGAGAGGGCGGCGGAGGAGCTGGGAGCTCTCTACTTCGCCTCCGTCAGCGCGCCCTATATTGAGAAGTCATGCGCAACGATTGTGGCGAGCGCGCTGGACCTAGGCGGAATGTTGAGAACTGCAGACTTTGGCGGCTCGCTGAGGGCGGGCTCATCCGCTCTCGCCGCCGCGCTCGACGCGGTGGACGCCGGGGGTGTAGAAACGGCCCTTGTTGCGGCAGCGGATTGCCGGATTGCGCCGCCCGGCTCCTCGCTCGAGGCGGTCCTTGGGGATGGAGGGGCTGCGGTGCTGGTCGGGCGCGAGGAACCGATAGCGATACCGCTCGCCTCAGCGTATATTCCGCACAACATAATGGATTTGTGGAGAACGGAACAGAGAAGTCTCCGCTCAGGTGACACCCGCTTCGGCAGGGTCGAGGCCTATGCAAAATACGCCGTCGCCGCCTCAAAGGAGGCGATGAAGAGGGCGGGCACAGGGCCGAGAGAGATATCGAGGGCGGTTCTGCCCTCTCCGGACGGCAGGGGTCACGGGGCCGTGGCTAGGGAGCTCGGTCTGAGGCCCGAGTCGGTCGTGGACCCGGGGGCGGAGGAGCTAGGAGTGCTGGGCACGGCCCATCCCTTTCTAATGCTGGAGTCGGCCCTCCAAGCTTCTGAGAGGGGCGAGAGAATTCTGTTCACCGCATGCGGGGATGGCTGCGACGCGATCATTTTTGAGGCCACCGCGTCCGTTGAGGCATTCAGAAAGCGGAGGCGGAAAGCAGCACCCGCAGTTGAAATCGGTTATGTGAAGTATCTGGCTTTCAAGAAACTCCTCGCCGAGGGGCCCGAGGAGGGGAGGCCCTTCTCCTCGCCGATTCAGATGAGCAGGGAAGAGGGTCTGAGCCTGAGGCTGCGCGCAAAGAAGTGCAAGGCGTGCGCGACCATCAACACGCTGAATCTCAGAGTCTGCCCGCACTGCGGCCGGAGGGACGATTTCGACGAGGTAAAGCTGACGCGCAGGGGCGTGCTCCATACCTACACGCAGGAGCACTACTATCCCACCCCAGAACCTCCTGTGACCATGGCAGTGGTCGACCTTGAGGGTGGCGGAAGGTACTTGGCCCAAATGACCGACGTCGAACCTTCGGAGGTTAGGATAGGCATGGAGGTCGAGCTGACCTTCCGGAAGCTGCACGAGGGCGGGGGATACCATAATTACTGCTGGAAGTGCAGGCCGGTCAGGAGGACGGGCAGGGGGGGAGCGGGCGCGGAGAGGGCCGCGGCGTCCGATACGAACCAGATAACTAGTAAGGGCGCCGGTGGCGGCGGTGGGGAGGTTGGGGCGGGTGGGAAGATTTCTGGGGGTGGGTCCCGATGGGCCTGA